One genomic segment of Primulina tabacum isolate GXHZ01 chromosome 9, ASM2559414v2, whole genome shotgun sequence includes these proteins:
- the LOC142556375 gene encoding trihelix transcription factor ASR3-like: protein MTLEQLSLAPGPVDGRADGRQPSGDDGVKIPRLPRWTRQEILVLIQGKRVAENRVKRGRLSGFGLGSCQAEPKWASVASYCKRHGVNRGPVQCRKRWSNLAGDFKKIKDWESKAGDGAESFWLMRNDLRRERKLPGFFDKEVYDILDGVGGLGVAGELSLALAPATAAEAGDEAEALFDSGRSAVGDEGLFSDFEQSAREEEPPRNPDQSKETVAEKQSLPRVSPARGITSEKQPASDAEFRSTQEGRKRKRVGSDGDGEATSVELQLIKALEKNGKLLGLQLEAHNSHLELEREQRQENMNGLITVLNKLADALGRIADKL, encoded by the exons ATGACACTGGAGCAGCTTAGTTTAGCTCCGGGACCCGTTGACGGTAGAGCAGACGGCCGTCAGCCTTCCGGCGATGATGGAGTCAAAATTCCGCGCTTGCCCCGTTGGACCCGACAAGAGATACTCGTACTCATACAAGGGAAAAGGGTGGCGGAGAATCGTGTCAAAAGGGGGCGGCTGTCTGGTTTTGGATTGGGTTCTTGCCAGGCCGAGCCTAAATGGGCATCCGTTGCATCATACTGTAAGAGACATGGAGTTAACCGCGGACCTGTTCAGTGCCGTAAGAGATGGAGCAATTTAGCCGGAGATTTTAAGAAGATTAAAGATTGGGAGTCCAAAGCAGGGGACGGAGCAGAGTCTTTTTGGCTGATGAGGAATGATCTGAGAAGGGAGAGAAAGTTGCCTGGTTTTTTTGACAAAGAGGTCTATGATATCCTGGATGGCGTCGGAGGCCTAGGTGTGGCTGGTGAATTATCTTTGGCTTTGGCACCTGCCACTGCGGCAGAGGCCGGTGATGAGGCGGAGGCGTTATTTGATAGTGGGCGGAGCGCGGTGGGGGATGAAGGGCTGTTCTCCGATTTTGAGCAGTCGGCTAGAGAGGAGGAGCCGCCAAGGAATCCCGATCAGAGTAAAGAGACTG TGGCAGAGAAGCAGTCACTTCCCCGCGTATCACCTGCTCGAG GCATAACCAGTGAGAAACAACCTGCCTCTGATGCTGAGTTTAGAAGCACTCAAGAAGGACGTAAAAGAAAGAGAGTTGGATCGGATGGAGATGGGGAAGCTACATCTGTTGAGCTTCAGTTGATCAAAGCTTTAGAGAAAAATGGGAAACTGCTGGGCTTGCAACTTGAAGCTCATAACTCCCATCTTGAGTTGGAGAGGGAGCAACGCCAGGAGAATATGAATGGCTTAATAACAGTCCTCAACAAGCTTGCAGATGCCTTGGGAAGAATTGCTGATAAGTTGTAA